Below is a window of Humulus lupulus chromosome 2, drHumLupu1.1, whole genome shotgun sequence DNA.
cctaaaaaccttacttaaaggcactcaacaggatcttttaggacacgcggacattcttttagggcatgcaccgcgagccctaaaaacattcttttagggctcgcagaCATTCTATTCGTGTGCCCTAAAAAACTAAGtatttaaggctctcaaatagaacATCTGATGATTTATCCTGGATTAAAATTTCATAAACTCATAACCAGAAACAATGGAAAGGGAACTGGCATCATGATTCTTACATCTCTATGCATATTATTGTTAGCATGGAAATATTCTAGCAATGCAAACAAGTAAAAAGAATATTTCACTGTTTTTGACAAGTCAGAACTACCGTCAGAGCAGAGGAAGCTGGCTTTAGTAGCTGTACAGCATCAGGAAATTCAGTTAACCCAGATAGTTGTTTTGACAACCACTCAAAAAGATCTTTGCACCCTTCCACACCAAGTTTTGCATCTGTCCAAGCTGCTGCAATGTAAGGAACCTGCAAGAAGTATACAATCATGCCACCTGAGACAAAAAAACTAAACAGCTTCCACAGCgtagagcaaaaaaaaaaaaacttaccattTTATCAAGATGAACAGCAGAGAGCCAAGAATCTAAAGTATTCAATGTGCATTCCCTCATATGCTTTTTATTGTCACCCAAACATTTCAAAACATCTGCTAAAATGCCCTGAAAGAAATCCATACACTCACATTCAAATTTAAAGAGTACACTACATAAAATTAGCGATCATGAATTAGAAATCAACCTTGCTTGCTTTCTCAACAGCTGGACCCATTGCACATGCAACATTGCCAATGCATGTCAATGTTGCCATGACTAAATTTTGGTTGCTGTCACCTAGACGACCCCTTAGAGCACCAAACAATTCAGCTGAAAATAaacattaaacaataattaacaaATGGGAGGATATAAAGGAGGTTGAATAGCatgtacaataataaataataacaatagagggagagagaatttAAACACATGATAGAATGTACCAGTTCCATTGGGTTGGACGCGCTTGTTAGCCTCTTCCAAATCTTTATTCACAGCTTCAATTGACTCCAAGCGAGCCTAGAAAGCAGAAAATACAAAACATCAAAACACTACAATGGCTGCTAAATATCTCCCCTTTGGACCTTCCAGCAGCATGCAGGTGTCAGGCTCCATCCCTAAAAACATTaattatgatcaaaatattaccTTCCAATCAGTACTTTCTAAGCCTTTAAGCAGGGTAGGTGTAATCTTCCCACTAATATCTTCCCATGGCAGGCCATCTAGTCCACCAGAAGATGCAGATGTAGGTTCTGCTGATTTAAAAGTTCTCTTTGGAGCTGCTGCTGCACCCTAGATAAGATATAGGAATACATCAGtaacaaataaacaaaaatgaacaaTACATGCATCTTGAATGATTAAGTTGGAGCACCTCAAATGGATTCTTCTCATACTCCGTATCCAGTGCACTAAGAAGTGCATGTTTAACATCAGAAAGAAACCCTTTAatatctacaaaagaaaaggggtGGGAGGGTgttacaaattaattataaaaaaaaaaatcaatgtttGGGAGCAGTTCAACTAAATATTTAAAAGGAAATTGAGGTGTGTGGACAATTCAAATAAAATGAGTATCAACCTGGGCCGACAAATTTATGCAAAACACCCAAAAGCTTGACAGAAAAATTTCTAGTAGCTGCTGCACTTGACTGTAGTCCAGTATCTTTACAAAAATCAATTAAATCCTGTAAAACAAAATATATCAATTCCTTTAATAGCTGAATATGGTAATTATTAACTAACAATTAgacaaagcaaaaaaaaaaaaagggcccAAATATAACTccaaaccttaagtttcaaatgTGAGATGCCAAAATCTTCCACTGCTGAAACCATCCACAGTAGCCCCTCGCTAACAACCTTGGGATTCTTGTGCTCTTTCAGTATCTTGTAAAGCTACAATACAAAGAATTCCTTGACTTTTATtggattataaaaaataaaaaaagcaatcaaagaaaagaaatacaagttccaATCAATTTAGAACCTAATATGTTTCATCCCTGCTTCAGAAGTTCACAAGAGAAGTGCAAACAAACTTCTCTACAGAAATGATTTAAATGTAAGACTTGCTCTTTCAAAAGTAAATCCAGGACCTACAGCTTCACAAAAAGTGTTCGCTGTTGTGTAACAAGTTTTAAATCTGtttaatatgatttcttttatgattttactgTTGGCAACATGCTTAAAGCTGGTTTCAATTACAGTTTCTCCTATGTTTTTACTGTTGACAACATGATTTAAGGTTGTTTCAACTTTCAGTTTCAATAGCAATCATTTCAGATTATCAATCATaatggtttatttttatttaaataggaATTTGGCAAGAGAAATTTCTCAAGAATATGTTACTACAAGTTCAAAATCTATTATGTCAATGTACTCATTGTTTGTTGATAAATTACTGAAGAAATCGatgcataaaaataaagagaaagatAATGAGTTGTTtgataaaatgaaaaaataaagagaaaagaaaaataagagaaaaatagAGGGATACCCGCTAAATTTTTTCTCCTTTGCTTTCACTCTTCTCATCAATAAATCTATTTAGATCCTGCACCAAGTcattaaataaatagtcaaatccCTGCATATGCATTATAAAGACTTCAGTTCATGCTAGCAGAAAACCAACATAGAAGCAGACATTTATATTGGTTTTGGTACTAAATCTATCCCAGAACAGAGTAAAAGTTCTTGCCACCACTTTCATTTGTTATCttgaaagaaaaatagtttaTAGGTTAATGAAAATACTATAATCAATGCGCCAACTCATCCACCAGAATTATTGTGGGGAATAAACTCACTTACATGCCTGCTTAAAGcgtgtatgtgtgtgtgtatgtgtaATTATCTGTGTACTAGTTTCTCataccgcagcacacaaattacTTTTCTTCTCTTCATCGCAAAACAAGAAATATATGGGGTCCTTTTATCTACTGACCAAACAAGACATAGGGAATAGTAAACAGAGCAGTGTTGTAAATATAGTGTTGGGTTATTCAGAGACATTATACTTATGGACAGAGCAGCTACTAgttattttcatgggttttgttggctATAACAGTACTAGAAGACCCTTCATGGAAGAAACAAGTGTCCTCAACCATGTatttaaacatcatttttaacaaaaacaaGTGTCGTATATCTCACAATTCAATGCCAAATTAAGAAGCATACAAAGTCAAATTAAGAAAGGATTCAAGGCCAAGAATCCCATTTACTCATTTACAAGCAATTACTCATATATCTCATTGAAGCATTCTGTCAAACACCTTTAATGCATTATTTAAAGCTTAGTAATATATACTTTAAAACAGTAAGCAAGTCCAGATAGTCCTAtattcactctttctctctctttctatatatatatatatatgagtttaaCTTATATGTAAACATTTTTTCTTATCCGAAAACACACcaaaaaatgaatatatatatatatgagtttaaCTTATATAAATTGATTAACAAAGAGAAAATATGATTGATGAATAATTAAATCAATGATGAAACAACCAAAAACGAAATTACAGTAAAAACTTAGAGTGATGAACAATTAGAATCAGAGACTTTACCGTAAAGCTCCTTCGTTGTTCTTCGCGGATTGAAACAAGAAATTTCAACTGTAGTAATTTCGTCTTGAATCAGAGAAACCCTTGACTCGAATGTGGTGAAGCTCTTCTCAGATTTGTCTTTCGTGAAGGGgagtgagagaccgagagagCTACTAGCCTACGAGAATGACCGAGAGAGGTAGACCGAGAGAGACCGAGAGAGCTACTAGCCTTCGTGAAGagaaagattgaagaagaagaaatgggtaAGGGGAAATGGGTACACGGGAAACTAGAAAAAACTTAGTCATTTTGGTTGGCggtattttattttactttgccGCCCCAAATTTTTCACatatacaataactctttttaaatactattataatgatgtgttatggtaatgggtgtttggtgtagtgtaaaaagcctttttgtagtagtgtaaaatccttaaatccttgaTAAACATACAtttgacaaatgtcacattcttagttattttatttaagtcgtaggttataataaataatatatttaggaccaactacattaatcaaaccttatgataaaattaatatttctaatataggctaaacttataaaattcataactagctttacaagtttccaaataattaccggcttgaaccaatatctacaaaaattaaaatactatAGCCTAAGCtaatactatctaactaagtaaaaatcTGAGGCACTACACGATTActactataattatatatatactataaaattaGCTTTTATGATTTTAGTAATGTAGGTTATACTATCAAAATATTTTTAGTGTTTTAGTGATGTGGTGGTTAATGGTTACGActatcaaaatatatttttaatgttGTGGTGGTGGTAATCGTTTACCATTATCAAACTAACTCATTATGCTAATAATAATTAGATTTGAAAtctaaataaaaaatatgttaCTTTAGTTaaacttgaataaaaaaaaaatacgtcTAAAATATTCAAGTTTTAGATTGTGATGGTAACTAGTCACTTAgccaaatatttttaaaaaaataataaaaaatagatttGAAGTATACATATTTGAAAACAACCACTGTAGAAGAAGAAAAACAGTCGGTGCTCTTTCGTGACTGAGAGAGGAGCCGACGAAAAATGGAGGCTTGGTGCTGCCAGAAATGGAGCCAGCAACTGTGGGAGGCTTGGTGAACTCTGACTGGTGTGGCAAAGCGACTGGTTGTGCGGTGAGGGACTCCATTCATTTTTCTGGTAGTTTCCTGATTTGgatgaaattataattttttgggAAAATTACATCTTATAtgtcaattaaaaaaaattgatttatacAGTAATATAAACTCATTACCAAAATATGGTGAATTTACAACACCTTGATATATCTCCTCTACTATCAACTATAAATTTGTTCTTCtacttttcttattttattgtctTAGTATCATACacaaaaattctaattaaatattggggttttcacttttttttttgctCTCCATTAATATTACtgtttataattaatttgtttacagtcgtatttttatttaaattgatataaatgatctttcaattttattatatatattcataatttttttataaaaaatattatattgtttTGAAAATCATAGCTAGTCAAAGTTTAAgcattgttacaaaaatatattttaaagttaaaaaattagttttgtaaatttttgtaacaatcatgttaaataaatttataaatatttatataaatgttagttataaaaataaacttcttgattgtgaaattagttttgcaaactgttgttacaaaaatgtaaaacttgttttcAAAATTATTGTAATTCACTACTCTGTAactgtatttttatataaatatatataacaaagtgttttataaataataaatatcttacatttatatttttaagttgtataatatAAATTTGATGGTTCCTGTAATTTTTGGGAACAATACTATAACATATGGAaaagtttaatatttttatgtaaattttggttacaatttcttaactataaattatttttgtaaatgttaattacaaaaatatatttcctAGTTAtgaaactagatttgtaaactattgttacaaaaataaaaaattagttacgaatttgttcgtaagttttatgtacaagaactaatttttgtaaatattatttacaaacatgtaacagatatttataattttgtaacagatatttacaagtttgtaaacgttgatcacaaaaaattatatttaccACTTTTATTTATGATTAAAAGTCACTCCGTATTTACATTTTTGTCactccgtgtttttatccaaaatatctgtatttttgtaatgcactatatttttcatatttttttaacttttagtgcatttttgtagatgtccctaattttttttatggtaattcagtttttataatttatatgaatGTTCGATAttttaaactttgttttttttgGTAAACTACTCATATTTTGTGGCATAAGTTAAGCGCACATAAATATAGGAATTCATTTTAAATTTACCATATAAATAGGTGTCCATCCATGTACAAACTAATCATTCTTTTGATACCGAAAGGCTGCAAAAGTGTAATTAGACTAGTCAAGGGCTTTAAGATAACTCAAGTGAATTAGGTCTTCTTGATTTTTAAAGCTCATAGATCATAACTAATAAGAGAGACTCATACATGTAGGTCATTTCCTTGGACTGAGCAACATAAAATCCTTGTTTGATCTTGAGTTTATTTATTTCTCTTTCAATAATTATTTTTTGTATTCACAAAAAAATCATTTTCTTAAAAGTGTGTCTCGACTATCTTCAACGTGGTTTTCTCTTGCAAAGGTGGCTAGGCTCGTGGAGGTGTCTGGTTTCACCTGAGGTGAGGGGTTcttgaatttaatttttttaaaacgttTTGGTACCTATTTGCATATTTGGTGCAAATGAGTGACGGAAATATGATAATGTTAAGACATTGTTATTCATAAATGAAGATTTTCATATTAACGGTAAAATAATAAGATTCTCCTTGTTCTTTCTCTTACAATTTTTATTTAACTTTTACAATTTGATCATTGATGGTTTAGTAATTTTGCTTAATTAAATATGCTTGTATATTATGTCTACAGATTATTGATGGTGAAAGATATGATTTGTACTCAATATAATATCTCCCCAGATATTATGTCAAGTAGGGCATGACATAATATCCTTTGGGACGTCAAGAATGAGATAAAATATCTTTTTGTAATAGTATTTTTGTGCTTataactcaaaaataaaaaaaataccagTCAGTTTTCTTTAAGCACTAAAAAGTTTACCCAAtcaatatttttgtaaatatagaTATTTATGCTACCAattctcttttattttgtaagtatgCCATCAATAGTGTGAGCATTCGTAAAGTAATCCATCACGGTtcgatttatttttaaaataaaaaataaaaaaaattacacaattatttttttcaaaaaaaaatatataagaattGGTAAAAGGCATTGGTGATGCTCCACAACAAATTTATATTGGTCAAATTTAATATCAGTACCACATATTATTAGTTGTACCAATCAAGGCGGTGTTAAAAAAATATAGATGACAATATTCAAATGCAAACCAGTTCTCTTAATTTCCCAATATATAGTTTGAGCTACAGCTAACACTACACTGTATATATTATTGTATAACCTTATATAATTTATAGAAAGTGCCTAGGAGTGGAGATTGTGGTTATCGTAACATTAGCATTTTCCAAAAAATAACTCTTTAATAATCTTGCCCTTTCCTCGTTACCTTTAAAATTATCTGCAACTTCAACTCTTGTCAAACTATGTCGCCAGCATCTGAAGGGATATTTAACACAGCACTGGGGACTCACAATTGCTTTATCATCTTCTTCCATTTCATCAATGCGATACAACTGtaaattaattcaattaaataaAACTCTCATTAGTAATggctatatgtatatatttatagagaaataCTCATGGATTAAGTAAAGAATGGATTAGTTTACAATCACTATTAGTACTATATTATACGAAGAATAGTTAAGAGAGCAAAcaaaataatcttaattttttcaAAGAACGAACAAAGCTTAATTGGTTTGTTTTAGCTTTCTTATTA
It encodes the following:
- the LOC133814166 gene encoding protein MOR1-like — translated: MDFFQGILADVLKCLGDNKKHMRECTLNTLDSWLSAVHLDKMVPYIAAAWTDAKLGVEGCKDLFEWLSKQLSGLTEFPDAVQLLKPASSALTDKSSDVLFESLKYLVF